Proteins co-encoded in one Cucurbita pepo subsp. pepo cultivar mu-cu-16 chromosome LG15, ASM280686v2, whole genome shotgun sequence genomic window:
- the LOC111811837 gene encoding uncharacterized protein LOC111811837 translates to MWRLAAAVRRNLHNIRKSPRVADESMYSAGGGADGGATVIDGNRRERNSYGFSMIYTLLRTPFSLLSCFSQPHVNGVDGMWVSGEFPRISEVNHLMVSDSMRYAILM, encoded by the coding sequence ATGTGGCGTTTGGCGGCGGCCGTGAGAAGAAACCTCCACAACATAAGGAAGAGCCCACGAGTGGCAGATGAAAGCATGTACAGCGCCGGCGGCGGAGCTGACGGCGGAGCTACGGTGATCGATGGCAACCGGAGAGAACGAAATTCATATGGGTTTTCAATGATTTACACTCTCCTTCGAACCCCATTTTCGCTTCTCTCTTGCTTCTCTCAACCTCACGTTAATGGCGTCGACGGGATGTGGGTCTCCGGCGAGTTTCCAAGAATCTCGGAAGTTAATCATCTTATGGTAAGCGACAGCATGCGATATGCAATCTTAATGTAA